The Indicator indicator isolate 239-I01 chromosome 22, UM_Iind_1.1, whole genome shotgun sequence genome includes a window with the following:
- the PMM2 gene encoding phosphomannomutase 2 yields the protein MAAAEPVALCLFDVDGTLTAPRQKITAEMAAFLQRLRQKVKVGVVGGSDFDKIKEQLGDDVVEKFDYVFPENGLVAYKDGKFLCKQNIQGHLGEDVLQDLINYCLSYIAKIKLPKKRGTFIEFRNGMINVSPIGRSCSQEERLEFYELDKREHIREKFVADLRREFAGKGLTFSIGGQISFDVFPDGWDKRYCLGIIANDGYKTIYFFGDKTMPGGNDYEIFTDSRTEGHSVTSPQDTRRICEELFFK from the exons ATGGCCGCGGCGGAGCCTGTCGCGCTCTGCCTCTTCGACGTGGACGGAACCCTCACGGCCCCGCGCCAG AAAATCACAGCCGAGATGGCCGCCTTTCTGCAGAGGCTGCGTCAGAAGGTGAAAGTTGGAGTCGTGGGTGGCTCAGATTTTGACAAGATCAAGGAGCAGCTTGGCGATGACG TGGTTGAAAAGTTTGACTACGTTTTTCCAGAAAATGGCCTTGTAGCATACAAAGATGGGAAATTCTTGTGCAAGCAG aaCATTCAGGGCCACTTGGGTGAGGATGTGCTTCAGGACCTAATCAACTACTGCCTGAGCTACATTGCAAAGATTAAACTGCCAAAGAAAAG GGGCACCTTCATTGAGTTCCGAAATGGGATGATAAACGTCTCCCCCATtggaaggagctgcagccaggaggaACGACTTGAGTTCTATGAACTTGATAAA AGGGAACATATAAGAGAGAAATTTGTAGCTGATTTACGAAGAGAATTTGCAGGAAAAGGCCTCACATTTTCCATAG GAGGCCAGATAAGCTTCGATGTGTTCCCAGATGGCTGGGATAAGAGGTACTGCTTGGGAATCATTGCCAACGATGGATACAAGACTATTTATTTCTTTGGGGATAAGACTATGCCA GGAGGGAACGACTATGAAATTTTCACAGACTCTAGGACAGAAGGCCACAGTGTCACCTCCCCACAGGACACCAGAAGAATCTGTGAAGagctattttttaaatga